Proteins encoded in a region of the Mycobacterium branderi genome:
- a CDS encoding alpha/beta fold hydrolase: MTPDVSYEATLREIATDAGVLRYHEAGDGPALLMLHGSGPGVTGWRNFRGVLPAFAEYFRCLILEFPGFGVSDDFGGHPMLTAFDAVVRFVDALGLDTVDIVGNSMGGGVAINYAVAHPDKVRRLVTIGGIGRNIFSPGPAEGIRLLQEFTEDPTRERLVRWLNSMVYHPETVTEELIEERWRDATRPETLAAARRMYGKAAFEQMVAAMDSSKGPQPWAIMHRIKAPMLITWGRDDRVSPLDMALIPMRTAPNAELHVFPNCGHWTMIEAKEAFESTVLAFLLRADGA, from the coding sequence GTGACGCCGGACGTCAGCTACGAGGCAACGCTTCGCGAAATCGCGACCGACGCCGGGGTGCTGCGCTATCACGAGGCCGGTGACGGCCCTGCGCTGCTGATGCTGCACGGCTCCGGTCCCGGTGTGACGGGATGGCGCAATTTCCGGGGTGTGCTTCCCGCTTTCGCCGAGTATTTCCGTTGCCTGATCCTGGAATTCCCGGGTTTCGGCGTCAGCGACGACTTCGGCGGCCACCCGATGCTCACCGCGTTCGACGCCGTGGTCCGGTTCGTCGACGCCCTCGGCCTGGACACCGTCGACATCGTCGGCAACTCGATGGGCGGTGGCGTCGCGATTAACTACGCGGTCGCACACCCGGACAAGGTGCGCCGGCTGGTGACCATCGGCGGTATCGGCCGCAATATCTTCAGCCCTGGCCCGGCGGAAGGCATCAGGTTGTTGCAGGAGTTCACCGAGGATCCCACCCGCGAGCGGCTGGTCCGGTGGCTGAATTCGATGGTCTACCACCCGGAGACGGTGACGGAGGAACTCATCGAGGAACGCTGGCGCGACGCGACCCGGCCGGAGACGCTCGCCGCCGCGCGGCGGATGTACGGGAAGGCCGCGTTCGAGCAGATGGTCGCGGCCATGGACTCCTCGAAGGGGCCGCAGCCGTGGGCGATCATGCACCGGATCAAGGCGCCGATGTTGATCACCTGGGGTCGCGACGACCGGGTGAGCCCGCTGGACATGGCGCTTATCCCGATGCGGACGGCCCCGAACGCCGAGCTGCACGTCTTCCCGAACTGCGGGCATTGGACCATGATCGAGGCCAAGGAAGCGTTCGAGAGCACGGTGCTGGCATTCCTGCTTCGTGCGGACGGCGCCTGA
- a CDS encoding IclR family transcriptional regulator — MSAADTATSMVARVALIMNVFDEPGRRLRLDQVVTRTGLPRSSVHRILKQLESAGLFQRRPDGYCLAASPLPRTQMVDHSQLRGAASRTLERLHADTGLVVHLGVLFGRDVVYLDKVAGRSGVLVPTRVAGHTPAHASALGKAMLAQLPAEEVDAVVGERLEKRTRATIANLATLHQELARIRSRHGLAYDTEELAIGLCSVAAPIRTSDDGIAGLSLTGAVPMNRLQRTAPFVLRAARRISQQLGGTDPEAAVSGSQPTVSDTDSMLSRVLRTLTSDAWV, encoded by the coding sequence ATGTCGGCTGCTGACACGGCGACATCGATGGTGGCGCGGGTCGCGCTGATCATGAACGTGTTCGACGAGCCTGGCAGGCGGTTGCGCCTGGACCAGGTGGTCACCCGCACCGGCCTGCCCCGGTCCTCCGTCCACCGGATCCTCAAGCAGTTGGAATCCGCGGGACTGTTCCAACGCCGCCCCGACGGATACTGCCTCGCGGCCTCCCCACTGCCGCGAACACAGATGGTCGATCACTCCCAGCTGCGCGGCGCGGCGTCCCGCACACTCGAGCGCCTCCACGCGGACACGGGTCTGGTGGTTCATCTGGGGGTGTTGTTCGGACGAGACGTGGTCTATCTGGACAAGGTCGCCGGGCGGAGCGGGGTTTTGGTGCCGACCCGCGTCGCGGGCCACACTCCGGCGCATGCCAGCGCACTGGGCAAAGCAATGCTGGCCCAACTTCCCGCCGAAGAAGTGGATGCGGTCGTCGGGGAACGGCTCGAGAAACGCACCCGGGCCACGATCGCCAACCTGGCGACATTGCACCAAGAACTGGCGCGAATTCGGTCAAGGCACGGATTGGCCTACGACACTGAGGAATTGGCGATCGGTCTGTGCAGCGTCGCGGCGCCGATCCGAACTTCCGACGATGGGATAGCGGGTCTGTCACTGACGGGCGCGGTCCCGATGAACCGGCTGCAGCGAACCGCTCCGTTCGTCCTTCGCGCCGCACGGCGCATATCTCAGCAGTTGGGCGGAACCGATCCCGAAGCGGCGGTGAGCGGTTCGCAACCAACCGTCAGCGACACCGACAGCATGCTGTCGCGTGTTCTTCGCACGCTGACATCCGACGCGTGGGTCTGA
- a CDS encoding acyl-CoA dehydrogenase family protein: MAKAESVLTAVRALLPAIAEAAADVDRNGAVDPGTVARLQEAGFFSMLQPTSFGGLEGEPDDYLAATREISAACTSTGWLAGMLGVSTWHLALFDERAQHDVWDSDRRALLCASYAPTGRLERVNGDFRLSGRWSHCTGIDHASWLMAGALVVGDDGAAQDFVVALVPRHDYVVEANWNGLGLRGIGAHDVVVAGAIVPGYRTFGWVSPDQRSRLAPLYRLPQPILYTHTGTAPVLGAALGMLTARHPEVSHPLSAVAMADADLELSVLQMRRNVAELMDCARADATPEAELMLRSRRDQVVAFERAMAAIRLLAPDVDGELVERVWRDVQTAQMHVANDVERVLSVAGQFAFGLKVDAFIL; the protein is encoded by the coding sequence ATGGCGAAGGCCGAGAGTGTGCTGACCGCGGTCCGTGCGCTGCTTCCCGCGATCGCCGAGGCCGCCGCCGATGTCGATCGAAACGGCGCAGTCGACCCCGGCACCGTCGCACGTCTGCAGGAGGCCGGATTCTTCTCGATGCTGCAGCCCACCTCGTTCGGCGGCCTGGAAGGCGAACCGGATGATTATCTGGCGGCCACGCGCGAGATATCGGCGGCGTGCACGTCCACGGGCTGGTTGGCCGGGATGCTCGGGGTCAGCACCTGGCATCTTGCGCTGTTCGACGAACGGGCGCAGCACGACGTCTGGGATTCCGACCGGCGGGCCTTGCTGTGCGCGTCGTATGCCCCGACCGGACGACTGGAGCGCGTGAACGGCGACTTCCGGTTGTCGGGACGCTGGAGCCATTGCACGGGCATCGATCACGCCTCGTGGCTGATGGCCGGCGCATTGGTTGTCGGAGACGACGGCGCTGCCCAAGACTTCGTCGTCGCCCTGGTGCCACGACATGATTACGTGGTCGAGGCGAATTGGAATGGGTTGGGACTACGCGGAATTGGCGCACACGACGTCGTGGTCGCCGGTGCCATCGTGCCGGGCTATCGCACGTTCGGATGGGTCAGTCCCGACCAGCGGAGCAGGCTTGCCCCGCTGTACCGGCTTCCGCAGCCAATCTTGTACACCCACACCGGCACTGCGCCGGTTCTCGGCGCCGCGCTGGGCATGCTGACCGCGCGGCATCCGGAGGTCAGCCACCCGTTGAGTGCCGTCGCGATGGCCGACGCCGATTTGGAGCTGTCAGTGCTTCAAATGCGCCGCAATGTGGCCGAGCTCATGGACTGCGCCCGCGCCGACGCCACCCCTGAGGCGGAGCTGATGCTGCGGTCACGGCGAGACCAGGTAGTAGCGTTCGAGCGCGCGATGGCGGCGATCCGGTTGCTCGCGCCCGATGTCGACGGCGAACTGGTGGAGCGAGTGTGGCGCGACGTGCAAACCGCGCAGATGCACGTCGCCAACGACGTCGAACGGGTGCTGTCGGTGGCCGGCCAGTTCGCATTCGGGCTGAAAGTCGACGCTTTCATCTTGTGA
- a CDS encoding acyl-CoA dehydrogenase family protein: MAEPSAVAREILDVVTPMAARQIGERAFADELIAGLRDSGVWRILQPVQYGGRAMAPEEFISVVCALAAIDGSIGWLTAMFNVATYHVAGLPHGVADEVWNSGGRSLVTACYRPEGQLVRSAEGPRLTGRWAAIAGAELADWVLLTALDDGGRCCVLVPRQEVQLAPAASSNGLRGAGICHVSVSGLGVDERRIFQSACASGQVDTNPPIPVVVGAGAAAVVVGAADGVWRVHVDQVRERLAASYGSEEVTDRMSSTVQVARAASDIDAANLQLATTLQAESRHAAAVAQRQAVVRARDTADRLLGCSRRHALDASDPVARLWQDVHAGCRLALGLLDGLDPN, translated from the coding sequence ATGGCCGAACCGTCCGCTGTGGCGCGCGAGATACTCGACGTGGTGACGCCGATGGCCGCCCGCCAGATCGGTGAGCGTGCGTTTGCAGACGAATTGATCGCAGGATTGCGGGATTCGGGCGTCTGGCGGATACTCCAACCGGTCCAATACGGCGGGCGCGCAATGGCCCCCGAGGAATTCATCTCCGTGGTGTGCGCGCTCGCCGCGATCGACGGGTCGATCGGTTGGCTTACCGCAATGTTCAACGTGGCGACCTACCACGTTGCCGGTTTGCCGCATGGGGTGGCCGACGAGGTTTGGAACTCTGGCGGCAGATCGCTGGTGACCGCCTGCTATCGGCCCGAGGGACAACTGGTTCGAAGCGCCGAGGGTCCGCGGCTGACCGGTCGGTGGGCCGCGATCGCCGGCGCTGAACTCGCGGACTGGGTGTTGCTGACGGCCCTCGACGACGGCGGTCGCTGCTGCGTCCTGGTGCCGCGGCAAGAGGTCCAGCTCGCACCCGCCGCGAGCTCAAACGGGTTGCGGGGAGCCGGAATCTGTCACGTGTCGGTCTCCGGGTTGGGGGTTGACGAGCGGCGTATCTTCCAAAGCGCGTGTGCCAGTGGGCAAGTCGACACGAATCCGCCTATCCCGGTGGTGGTCGGTGCCGGCGCGGCCGCGGTAGTGGTTGGCGCGGCCGACGGTGTCTGGCGGGTACACGTCGACCAAGTGCGTGAACGACTCGCCGCCTCCTACGGCAGTGAGGAGGTGACCGATCGGATGTCGTCGACGGTGCAGGTGGCCCGGGCGGCCTCCGACATCGACGCCGCCAACCTGCAACTGGCGACCACGCTGCAGGCCGAAAGTCGCCACGCCGCGGCGGTGGCCCAGCGGCAGGCCGTCGTTCGGGCGCGTGACACCGCCGATCGGCTGCTGGGCTGCAGCCGGCGGCACGCGCTGGATGCGTCAGACCCGGTTGCTCGGCTCTGGCAGGACGTCCACGCCGGCTGCCGTCTTGCCCTCGGCCTGCTCGACGGACTCGACCCCAACTGA
- a CDS encoding wax ester/triacylglycerol synthase family O-acyltransferase, translated as MRRLKGEDNSFLAWENDVQPQHTIKAVVLDPARGHTPITFERVKAAAQGMVDRIEPLQWQLLMPRLRFGRPWWISRPRLDIDYHVKRVAAAAPGGDRELAATISAIFEPRLDRGRPPWQLWYVDGLAGGRIALVLKIHHAVADGMASLHLLETMYSTDPQARLPEPAVTPLPNERRPAPWIWLPLVMRHQLAALFGFPRIIARTARVTRTIRRRQKAGKPGYAAAFAAPGARFNAPLTSDRRFAYQRCDMQTIKQVTKTLGVTVNDVFLACCSGALREFLDRHAELPAETLTAVVPVSMRPPGAEIGWGNHVARWNVLLATNIADPVERLTAIAAATRTAREVQAERDALLQHDWMEYWPLFWFYSRALPLVGERMSHRPTFSLIASNMRGPQRRLYWGGAPIEQLISTGPLVFPMGLNFTGWSYEDQMTIGVLTCGDHVADPWEIADGLPRALAELAERASVGVESVEQAEGKTAAGVDVLPEPSNRV; from the coding sequence ATGCGCCGTTTGAAGGGCGAAGACAACAGTTTTCTGGCATGGGAAAACGACGTGCAACCGCAGCACACGATCAAGGCGGTGGTGCTCGACCCGGCCCGCGGCCACACGCCGATCACGTTCGAACGCGTGAAAGCCGCTGCGCAGGGCATGGTCGATCGCATCGAGCCCTTGCAGTGGCAGCTGCTGATGCCGCGACTGCGGTTCGGTCGGCCATGGTGGATCTCGCGGCCCCGGCTCGACATCGACTACCACGTCAAGCGAGTCGCCGCCGCGGCACCGGGAGGGGATCGGGAACTCGCGGCGACGATCAGCGCGATCTTCGAGCCCCGACTCGATCGCGGCCGCCCGCCGTGGCAGCTGTGGTACGTCGACGGCCTGGCCGGCGGACGGATCGCGCTGGTCTTGAAGATTCATCATGCCGTCGCCGACGGCATGGCCTCGCTGCATCTCCTCGAGACCATGTACAGCACCGACCCCCAGGCTCGGTTGCCGGAGCCGGCCGTCACGCCGTTGCCGAACGAGCGGCGCCCCGCGCCCTGGATCTGGCTCCCGCTGGTAATGCGGCATCAGCTCGCCGCGCTGTTCGGTTTCCCCCGCATCATCGCTCGCACCGCCCGTGTCACCCGCACCATCCGGCGCCGCCAAAAGGCCGGCAAGCCCGGCTATGCCGCCGCCTTTGCCGCCCCCGGGGCGCGGTTCAACGCGCCGCTGACCTCCGACCGCCGGTTCGCCTATCAACGCTGCGACATGCAAACGATCAAACAGGTGACAAAAACGTTGGGCGTCACGGTGAATGACGTGTTCCTGGCATGCTGCAGCGGGGCCCTTCGCGAGTTCCTGGACCGGCACGCAGAACTTCCCGCCGAAACGCTGACCGCGGTAGTGCCGGTATCCATGCGACCGCCCGGCGCCGAGATCGGGTGGGGCAATCACGTCGCGCGGTGGAACGTCCTGCTTGCCACCAACATCGCCGATCCCGTCGAACGCCTCACCGCGATTGCCGCGGCCACCCGAACCGCCCGTGAGGTGCAGGCCGAACGAGATGCCTTGCTCCAGCACGACTGGATGGAGTACTGGCCGCTGTTCTGGTTCTATTCCCGCGCATTGCCGCTCGTCGGCGAACGGATGAGCCACCGACCGACATTCAGCCTGATCGCCTCGAACATGAGGGGTCCACAGCGTCGGCTCTATTGGGGCGGAGCGCCGATCGAACAGCTCATCTCGACCGGCCCGCTGGTCTTCCCGATGGGTCTGAACTTCACCGGCTGGAGCTACGAAGACCAGATGACCATCGGCGTGCTCACCTGTGGTGACCATGTGGCCGACCCGTGGGAAATCGCGGACGGGCTGCCGCGAGCACTCGCCGAGTTGGCCGAGCGGGCGTCAGTTGGGGTCGAGTCCGTCGAGCAGGCCGAGGGCAAGACGGCAGCCGGCGTGGACGTCCTGCCAGAGCCGAGCAACCGGGTCTGA
- a CDS encoding AMP-binding protein, with protein MTRLQRLRVTARSIKVLREAGLSGGLMDGIRSATLVRKYGGFAGVIEAAAVRNTDAIAISDEFGDVTFAELNGRVNALARAWTARRIGPGDVIAMLCRDHRGLITVLAAANKVGAQLLLMNTGFAKPQLADVARREQVSVLVYDEEFTELLGAIDPGVRRFVSYRTAGTERGVDESLEGLIRSTSTEPVAPPDKPGGLTLLTSGTTGTPKGAPRGKTSPLFSAQLLDRVPRRRDETCMLAAPIFHGTGLGQAVLSLALGNRLVLRRKFDPEATLAAIESYRCNVLVVVPTMLQRILALPKDIRDRYDTSSLRIVFASGSAMPPDLVRRALDEFGPVLYNLYGSTELAVMTVAMPEDLLHDPRTAGRPPVGCAVRLYDAQGKRITAPGEIGRIFAGSNISFSGYTDGRKKDVIDGLLSSGDVGHFDETGRLYVDGRDDDMVISGGENVYPLEVENLICGHPDVAEAAVLGVDDPDFGQRLKAYVVRVEGSTVDADGIKDYVRANLARYKVPRDVEFLDVLPRNATGKLLRGQLTGGGVK; from the coding sequence ATGACGCGGTTGCAACGACTCAGGGTGACTGCCCGCAGCATCAAGGTGCTGCGCGAGGCCGGCCTGTCCGGAGGTCTCATGGACGGGATCAGGTCCGCCACATTGGTGCGCAAGTACGGGGGGTTCGCCGGAGTTATCGAGGCCGCGGCGGTGCGGAACACCGACGCCATTGCGATCAGCGACGAATTCGGCGACGTGACATTCGCCGAACTCAACGGCCGCGTCAACGCGCTGGCTCGGGCGTGGACGGCGCGGCGGATCGGCCCGGGCGATGTCATCGCGATGCTGTGCCGCGATCACCGCGGGCTGATCACCGTGCTCGCGGCGGCGAACAAAGTCGGTGCCCAGCTGCTGCTGATGAACACCGGGTTCGCCAAGCCCCAGCTCGCCGACGTTGCCCGGCGCGAACAGGTGTCCGTTCTGGTCTACGACGAGGAGTTCACCGAACTGCTCGGGGCGATCGATCCCGGCGTGCGTCGATTCGTCAGCTATCGCACCGCCGGCACAGAACGAGGTGTCGACGAGTCACTCGAGGGGTTGATCCGATCGACATCCACTGAACCCGTTGCGCCGCCGGACAAACCCGGCGGTCTGACGCTGCTGACCAGCGGCACGACCGGCACACCGAAGGGCGCGCCGCGCGGCAAGACCTCGCCGCTGTTCTCCGCGCAGCTACTGGACCGGGTGCCGCGCCGGCGCGACGAAACCTGCATGCTGGCCGCACCGATCTTTCACGGCACCGGGCTGGGGCAAGCGGTCCTGTCACTGGCCCTGGGGAACCGGCTGGTATTGCGCCGCAAGTTCGATCCTGAAGCGACGCTGGCGGCGATCGAATCTTATCGGTGCAACGTGCTCGTTGTCGTGCCCACCATGTTGCAGCGAATCTTGGCGCTGCCCAAAGACATTCGCGATCGCTACGATACGTCGTCGTTGCGGATCGTCTTCGCATCGGGGTCGGCCATGCCGCCCGACTTGGTCCGTCGGGCGCTGGACGAGTTCGGCCCGGTGCTCTACAACCTCTACGGCTCAACCGAACTCGCGGTCATGACCGTCGCTATGCCCGAGGACCTGCTGCACGATCCCCGCACGGCCGGACGGCCCCCGGTGGGCTGCGCTGTCCGGTTATACGACGCGCAGGGCAAGCGGATCACCGCACCGGGAGAAATCGGCCGCATCTTTGCCGGCAGCAATATCAGCTTTTCCGGCTACACCGACGGGCGGAAGAAGGACGTCATCGACGGCCTGCTCAGCAGCGGCGACGTCGGTCACTTCGACGAGACGGGCCGGCTCTACGTCGACGGCCGCGACGACGACATGGTGATCTCCGGCGGCGAGAACGTCTACCCGCTCGAGGTAGAGAACCTGATCTGTGGCCACCCGGATGTGGCGGAAGCCGCGGTACTCGGGGTCGACGATCCCGACTTCGGCCAACGTCTCAAGGCGTATGTGGTCCGCGTCGAGGGCTCCACCGTCGACGCCGACGGGATCAAGGACTACGTGCGGGCAAACCTGGCCCGCTACAAGGTCCCCCGGGACGTCGAATTTCTCGACGTACTTCCGCGCAACGCCACCGGCAAGCTGCTGCGCGGCCAGCTGACGGGCGGCGGAGTCAAATGA
- a CDS encoding alpha/beta hydrolase — protein MTDVDSMKQEVAARMSAAFASIVAGNGDAAEVRASLRASRRPAIGVPVSRIEERSIAGPGGKLRLRIYFPLNPDNSNGGPPVLIYFHGGGFVLCDLDSHDSCCRRLANGIGAVVVSVDYRLAPESPFPAAVDDAWAATEWVAAHMGELGGDPARLVVAGDSAGGNLAAVVAMIARDRGGPPIAFQLLIYPVVDQRRKSSATSPHTASGVLTAAHMQWFTEQYLGPDGDRTNVLASPILGEFGELPPAHIVTGELDPLCEEAEDYAGRLRGAGVPATVRRYERGFHGFFNLADHLPIARQASDDVCAVVRDVLSRKPSQDRPSPKGTSCN, from the coding sequence ATGACCGATGTCGACTCCATGAAGCAGGAAGTCGCGGCGAGGATGAGCGCGGCGTTCGCGTCGATCGTCGCCGGCAACGGAGACGCTGCCGAGGTTCGCGCCAGCCTTCGGGCAAGTCGGCGGCCCGCAATCGGAGTCCCGGTGAGTCGGATCGAGGAGCGCAGCATTGCGGGCCCGGGCGGTAAGTTGCGGCTGCGGATCTACTTTCCGTTGAATCCCGACAACTCCAACGGCGGGCCGCCGGTGCTGATCTATTTCCACGGCGGGGGTTTCGTGCTGTGCGACCTCGATTCGCACGACTCGTGTTGCCGCCGGCTCGCCAATGGTATTGGGGCGGTGGTCGTTTCGGTCGATTACCGACTGGCCCCGGAGTCTCCGTTTCCGGCCGCTGTGGACGACGCCTGGGCCGCCACCGAGTGGGTGGCGGCTCACATGGGCGAACTCGGCGGTGACCCGGCGCGACTCGTGGTCGCCGGCGACAGCGCCGGCGGCAACCTGGCCGCCGTGGTGGCCATGATCGCCCGCGATCGCGGCGGCCCGCCGATCGCGTTCCAGCTGCTGATCTACCCCGTCGTCGACCAGCGTCGCAAGTCCTCGGCGACAAGCCCGCACACCGCCAGCGGAGTGCTCACCGCTGCGCACATGCAGTGGTTCACCGAGCAATATCTCGGGCCTGACGGTGACCGGACGAATGTGCTGGCATCCCCGATCCTCGGCGAATTCGGCGAACTCCCACCGGCACACATCGTCACCGGTGAATTGGACCCGTTGTGCGAGGAGGCCGAGGATTACGCGGGGCGGCTTCGCGGCGCCGGCGTGCCGGCCACGGTGCGACGCTACGAGCGCGGATTTCACGGCTTCTTCAACCTCGCTGACCATCTGCCGATCGCCCGGCAAGCCAGCGACGACGTGTGTGCGGTGGTGCGTGACGTACTGAGCCGCAAGCCTTCCCAAGACCGACCATCACCGAAAGGCACGTCATGCAATTGA
- a CDS encoding SDR family NAD(P)-dependent oxidoreductase — protein sequence MQLSHTRALVTGASRGLGKSIAEVLARRGADVALVARSGDSLAVLAKELGGTAYPTDLCDPDAVEQLVDRVEADGPVDVLVNNAGIDHVGRFPEASAQQVRDLLQVNLAAPMELCRQLMPRMVQKGRGHIVNVSSFGAISQGPGVTLYGTSKAGLSHFTAGIRSELRGKPVGTTLVQIGEVKTDMIDHIREFGPARRTIERSIKWRMIPPSALEPEVVATAIVDAIERNRRHVILPRQIVPMAMFTEFPRRVSEIMLTGIDQDSD from the coding sequence ATGCAATTGAGCCACACGCGCGCGCTGGTCACCGGCGCGAGCCGGGGGTTGGGAAAGAGTATCGCCGAGGTACTGGCCCGGCGTGGCGCCGACGTCGCGCTGGTGGCGCGCAGCGGCGACTCGCTGGCGGTGCTGGCAAAAGAGCTGGGCGGCACGGCGTATCCGACCGACCTGTGTGACCCCGACGCCGTCGAGCAGTTGGTCGACCGGGTCGAAGCCGACGGCCCGGTGGACGTGCTGGTCAACAACGCCGGAATCGACCATGTGGGCCGCTTTCCCGAGGCCAGCGCACAGCAAGTGCGCGACCTCCTGCAGGTCAACCTGGCCGCGCCGATGGAGCTCTGCCGTCAGTTGATGCCCCGCATGGTGCAAAAGGGACGCGGTCACATCGTCAACGTGTCGTCGTTCGGCGCCATCTCGCAGGGACCCGGCGTGACCTTGTACGGCACCTCCAAGGCCGGCCTCAGCCACTTCACGGCGGGAATCCGTTCGGAATTGCGGGGTAAGCCGGTGGGAACCACACTCGTGCAAATCGGTGAGGTCAAGACCGACATGATCGATCACATCAGGGAATTCGGCCCGGCGCGTCGCACGATCGAGCGGTCCATCAAATGGCGCATGATTCCGCCGTCCGCATTGGAACCTGAGGTCGTCGCCACCGCGATCGTCGACGCGATCGAGCGCAACCGTCGCCACGTGATTCTGCCGCGTCAGATCGTGCCGATGGCCATGTTCACCGAGTTCCCGCGCCGGGTATCGGAAATCATGCTCACCGGCATCGACCAGGACAGCGACTGA